A region of Denticeps clupeoides chromosome 19, fDenClu1.1, whole genome shotgun sequence DNA encodes the following proteins:
- the mab21l1 gene encoding putative nucleotidyltransferase MAB21L1 translates to MIAAQAKLVYHLNKYYNEKCQSRKAAISKTIREVCKVVSDVLKEVEVQEPRFISSLNEMENRFEGLEVVSPTEFEVVLYLNQMGVFNFVDDGSLPGCAVLKLSDGRKRSMSLWVEFITASGYLSARKIRSRFQTLVAQAVDKCSYRDVVKMVADTSEVKLRIRDRYVVQITPAFKCTGIWPRSAAHWPLPHIPWPGPNRVAEVKAEGFNLLSKECYSLNGKQSSAESDAWVLQFAEAENRLLLGGCRKKCLSVLKTLRDRHLELPGQPLNNYHMKTLVSYECEKHPRESDWDENCLGDRLNGILLQLISCLQCRRCPHYFLPNLDLFQGKPHSALENAAKQTWRLAREILTNPKSLEKL, encoded by the coding sequence ATGATCGCCGCGCAGGCCAAGCTGGTCTACCACCTCAACAAGTACTACAACGAGAAGTGCCAGTCGCGCAAGGCGGCCATCTCCAAGACCATCCGCGAGGTGTGCAAGGTGGTGTCGGACGTGctgaaggaggtggaggtgcaggAGCCGCGCTTCATCAGCTCCCTCAACGAGATGGAGAACCGCTTCGAGGGGCTCGAGGTGGTCTCGCCCACCGAGTTCGAGGTGGTGCTCTACCTCAACCAGATGGGCGTCTTCAACTTCGTGGACGACGGCTCGCTGCCCGGCTGCGCGGTGCTGAAGCTCAGCGACGGCCGCAAGCGCAGCATGTCGCTGTGGGTGGAGTTCATCACCGCCTCGGGCTACCTGTCGGCCCGCAAGATCCGCTCGCGTTTCCAGACGCTGGTGGCGCAGGCCGTGGATAAGTGCAGCTACCGCGACGTGGTCAAGATGGTGGCGGACACCAGCGAGGTGAAGCTGCGCATCCGCGACCGCTACGTGGTGCAGATCACGCCCGCCTTCAAGTGCACGGGCATCTGGCCGCGCAGCGCGGCGCACTGGCCGCTGCCCCACATCCCGTGGCCGGGGCCCAACCGCGTGGCCGAGGTGAAGGCCGAGGGCTTCAACCTCCTGTCCAAGGAGTGCTACTCGCTGAACGGCAAGCAGAGCTCCGCGGAGAGCGACGCCTGGGTGCTGCAGTTCGCCGAGGCCGAGAACCGGCTGCTCCTCGGCGGCTGCAGGAAGAAGTGCCTGTCGGTGCTGAAGACGCTGCGCGACCGGCACCTGGAGCTGCCCGGCCAGCCGCTCAACAACTACCACATGAAGACCCTGGTGTCGTACGAGTGCGAGAAGCACCCGCGGGAGTCGGACTGGGACGAGAACTGCCTGGGCGACCGGCTGAACGGGATCTTACTGCAGCTCATCTCCTGCCTGCAGTGCCGGCGGTGCCCGCACTACTTCCTGCCCAACTTAGACCTTTTCCAGGGGAAGCCCCACTCCGCCCTGGAGAACGCGGCCAAACAGACGTGGCGACTGGCGAGAGAGATTCTCACCAACCCTAAAAGCTTGGAGAAACTCTGA